The DNA region AGCCTCCTTTGACTGTTTCTCCTGGGCTGTGCTTCTTTTTCCTATGTTTGGTGGAAAGCTTGATCTTGTATTTGAGAATCACAGCATGAGGCCATGGCTATTGTCCAGATAAAACTCTTCAATCCTAAGAGAAGGGAGTTCCAACACTGGAACAGCTGACTGAACTGAAGTGGGATAGAAACCAGAACACAAGCAGCTGAACAGATTTTCATACAAGTAGTGGTAATAAAACTATGTTGTTTTGAAAAGGAGCTTCATTGCCTTAAGAGAATATtatagaactttttttttttttttttttttttttttttaaggaacagaATTTGGTTTAACAGGTCAGGGTTTCTTTTCAAGACTTacattacagaaaacaaatcttCACATTTGACCTCTATCACCTACTTCATCCAAAACCACTTTCTTAAGACTTAAGGAAGAGCCTGCCCTGTGTACAGACCAAGGAAATGGTTTAATGTAATTTAGTTTTATTCCTGCtgataaacaaaaatatttagtcCTACCTGTTCCTTTTAACTACTCACTGTAAGTAAAAGTCAATCCAGTATGTAAGAAAGCTGATTGTTGCTCTTTCATGTTTCACTAGCGTGCAATAGATGTTACCACAAAAGGATAAAGATGAAGTAAAAGTTGGGTGTGACAGAGAAGCTTTTCACACACTTTGGTACTATTCTTTGCTAGAGACCACAACAGAGCCTTATTAATCCATAGTTGAAGTTATGGAAAGATTCTTTTTGACTTTATGGAAAGATTATGGCCATCATAACTATGACTATCATAACAATCATCCATGAGTATGGGTGATTGAGATCTTTAAGATTATCTCATCTCATGTCTCCTGGTGTTTAAACTGGTTTCTTTTCACTGGCTTTTGCTTATGATTCATGATGATTTTCAGGATTTCAGTATTAAGTTAATATCAGAGATGGTTTCCTGGTATAAGTTTCTGTGCTGAAAGTGCCCCATAGTACCACAGTCTCACAGGGTCAGTctctaatacatttttttttctgctgcctgctgtgtcTTTAGGCTGGAACTGGTGCATAATCTCACTTTCCTGGGGATGCAGGCTGAGGCACGAGCTGCAGGTGCAGAGCCTTGCTTtgggcatttttaaaatgaaaaatgcatggTTGCATGGTGTTGGGCACGTCATTCCCAGTAAGAGACTGACATGCCATGGTCACACTATCACACCAGCCCCATGTGCTGCCCCATGTTTTTTGACCTTGCTTTTTAGTGGAAGGATTGAGTAATTTACGTGTTTATTTGTGATGTGAGCTGGAGGTAGGTTCtagttcttatttttaatagcagACAGTTTTTACAGGACTTTACTGAAGTCCTCTTGgcataaggtttttttttttgcactttcaCAGTGGAGTGCAGAATCCTGTTGTTCAGACACTGTTGACAGAGCATTTCACCCAGATCAGAATGAAACTACTTGAAATGGATTAATTGTCTATATGTATGTCTGACATTTGAATAGGTAAGAAAAGTGTCTTCAGCTGGCATAGCTCCCTGGCAGCTGATAGGACTATTAAAACTGTACAAATCAGGGATTTTACCCAAATTTACATTTCTCCTTTAAATTATTTGACTCTGAAATCACTGGGTGGAGCTGAAAACATGAATTGAACTTGCCATCACACGTCCCTGACTTTCTCCAACAAGCTATATTTGTTAATTTACGGTGCAGAAATGAACCTTTTAACTTTCCACTGAAAGCAAATATTGATTTTGTTTCATATATATCTGGACTTtgcacaggaggggaaaaaccTGACATTCCTGAAAATGGCAGCTGAGACATCCACAGAAGTTGCAAAAACAGCTAAACAGTTCGTCCTTAAGGAAGAGGTACATCATGCTTGGGTTTGACTCTTTTTGTTGTTAAATAACAATTATTTGTGAGTTTGTGAGTGCAGAGTACAAAATGCTAGAGAGGCTGGATGTTCATAAAAACCTATTCAATagacaaaaaaattcttctggGTTGTCAGAGAGTTTAAAACATGTGACGTTCCTCtttattgaaataataatacaaattaTCAACGAGGAAAGAGAAATCTACAGTGTTGCATTATTTTaagctgcttctctttttttttcagattttgcatCTGTTTCTTGTATTGTCTCTTCAGGAGGTTTTTCAATGTTCAGAAATAATGCTGATATGTCTGAGAGACTTTACAAATTGGTGGGTTATGAAACTCAGCAACAGTTTTCTCTATCAAACAGCTTTCTGTCTCTTTAAGGTGGCAAACCACCAAGGGTTGCTTTAACATTTAGGATTGTACCACGTTTTGTGTTTGCTGAAAGGATTTGAATTTAGATAATTGCTGTTTCAAAGACATCAGTAAGGAATTAGTAAGAATAATACCAGTCCTAAGAAAGGATTCTGGAGGTACTTCATTCTTATTAGAAGCACTTTCACCCTAAACTGCCTATATTTGTTTCTGTCCCCTTTAAAGTGAACTCTTAAAAGTTAATCTTTGGTGTTAAGGCAGGTTTGGCAGTGTCCTGCTCTTGTTATAACACAAATGTGATTTATTTGTTCTTCATGGAGTAAACACACTCTTGTAATTTCATCTGGTTTCAAGgcacaaggaaaaaagagatttgtTTGTATTATGTCCTTTCTCTTGGGcaatttttaatacaaatattttgcaagcattaaaggatttaattttttgaatCTTTTTGGATTTTCTATTTAGAGCTAGGTATTTTACAggcagcattttcattttatcctcttttggtttggttttgtatAGCTTTTgtatggttttgtttctttggtttgttgttgtttggggtttttttgtaatgtCTCTTAGTTATTCTCTTTTTTGAACAACTCTTTGATATCACTGGAAATTTATAATTAGATCTTATATATTTTAAGGTGTTTACTTTTTTCAATCATTTTGTGGGTTTAATACAGAGAAGTATTTACCATCTTTCTGCCAGTGGCTCTTATATCAGAAGTGGTTCTGTAACTGTGCAGTAACAGTGTGGCCTGATGCTGGACTATCTTCCATGAAAGTGGGAGTTGATCTTACttcattcttcctttttctgggAAGGCACATTCAGGCTGTTATAAGCAGATGTCTTTTGCCCCTCAAAGTAatagacaaataaataaaaataactcattttaaaacaagttacAGTAAAATAAGCAAACTGCTAAGCTAGTATCtttggatttttctctttctacaTAAAAGATGAGGAAACATCATAGGGAAAATAAACTCACTTATCCCAGAAAAGACATTTGGTCACAGTGTTAATGCCAAGTACTCACTCAGCAGCTCTCAGAACCTAAAGGGGCAGGTATGTGTCACTCTCAGAGCTGCAGAATACAGCAGTTACACAAGGCCACAGTCTGGGATCAGGGCAAGAAGAGTTTCAGCGTAGCTTGGTTTTCAGTCCTGCATGCTCAGCTTTTGGGCTGTGCTCTCTGCTAAGGGGGCACTCGTGAGCACCAGTGTAGCTAAAGTCTGTGCAGCCCAGAGACCCTTTTGCAGCTGATACATTACCCTTGCAAAATCCTACTAAAAAATGAGGACTTTGCAGTACATAAAATCCCACTGAATTAATCAGAACTTGGTTATAAAACTCATGTTAAGAAAAGCTACTGTCTTGGggttatatttttattcatattcaagaatttagagtaatttttttctgtattagcAATAGGAATGCTGTTGAACATTCCTGCATGTGGTGTGATGCTGAAACCTAAAAAAATTGTGTTGTTTCTCCCAATtctttggaattaattttataatgtaTTTAACAAATCATTCTTTATTTTAGGTAATTGTAGAAAGACAATGGTTGAAGCTTGCAGAAACAACTTACACTGATCCCTTTGGGAAAACCAGGTAATGGCCTCTCTGGTATTGCAAATTCCCAATTTTAGAGACTGGCCCCGGGCTAGAGAGCATGAGCATTACAAACACATCACTCCACACAAGATAAGAGCTGTTCATTGTGAGGTTACTTCAGGGCTCCTGCTGTTCAGAGGAGAGAATCTTACTCCAGCAGATGTGCAAGCATTGAGATTTAATTTGGCTCCTAAATCCTCTTGGGCACATTGGACCTGGATTGTGCTGCATTTCTTTGGAAGGATGCGACACAGAAGCAAGTTCCAGCTGTGCAACTACTCTGTGACAATCAGGGAGTCCATCCTGtggcttttctggtttttcatTACAAGttcctttttccctgctggtggtgctggatCCTGCATATTATTGACAAATTAATGTCCTCTTGTATGTTATCATTTCTGTCCAGTTCTTTTGTACTCTTTAGTTTTGCTGTATTTATGTAGGTGTTAAACATGGCTTTAGTTCCCTCCCCTTAATGTGTTAGATTCTGTACTGATTGTTTTCTCTAGTGCCTCCCAGTTCATCAGCAGAGTATCCTCTTAAAATTAGCAAGATTGGATGTTTTGTGTAACTAAAATTAactattttctctctccctccttaagtaagcaaaagaaaactatACTATAGACATTTTATAGTGCCAGTGTATGACAGGGCCTGCCTATGGCCTGCTGATTCTTACAAGACCTCACTGTGTGATGGTACATTTTGCTTTAAGTGAAAGTAGCAAGGGTAGAAGATGATTTATGTAttcatttgttcttttctctgtttaaacAGAACTTGGGAAACTGTAAAACGTACTGGCAACAAAAAGGGAGTTACAGCTGATGGTAAGAATTGGTGGctttttctgtttgcctttttttcctgtgaaagcCCTTCTGATAAGCTGACAATGCAGATTTTGAGCTGATCTGTTCCTGAATGAATGAGGATGTGGAACAGGTGGCTTGGCAGAGCTGGCTTTGCTAATTGAAAAGCTAACTTAAGTGCTGAAGAATCAGAACCTTACTGGTGGGATTGCTTTCCCAAGGCCATTGTGTTCAATTTAAAATGATGGAGCACTTCCTAAGACATCAGGGGTGCCCTGACACAGAGTAGCTCACAAACTGGTGATTGGGTCTGCTGTTAGGGGCCAAGGGGCTCTTTGGAACATGATTTAGAAATGGAGAGTAGAGTTATCTACAGAGGCTTTCAAGCAGTTTCTGTAGGCAGGAGAGCCCTTCCCTGAGGCTCAGTCTTGCTTGGTATATGTGCCTCTGGCTTGCTGGGGAGCTTTGAAGCTCTCTCACCGTGCATGATATAAAGAGCTTAAATTCATCATTCAGGATTCTGGAGCAGGCATCTCAACATTTAATGCTCAGAGTAGCAGCAAGGTTCCTTTCCAGATTTGGCACTAATATCTTTCTGCTACACTCACGTTCCATGTCCTTGTGTCTCCCATGGCTGTGGTAGGTGTAGCAGTGAtagcagtgctgcagagaacCCTGCACTACGACTGCATTGTCCTGGTGAAACAGTTCAGGCCCCCAATCAATGGCTACTGCTTGGAATTTCCTGCAGGTAAGTGGCTGAAACATTGGGATGAGTCACATATGGTTCAGTGTGTTTAGATTTGCTTGGAGTGTCAATCTTTATGAATTTTATAGGTTGTATGTATTTTATAGGTTAGACTTGAGGAtctccaaggtcttttccaacttagttgattctgtgattctgtgatcttaaTGAAGCTCCAGCTGGAAGACCATGCTGAGCTCCGTGTGCTATTCCAAAATTGGAATATTTGataataacaaaaccaaaataagcTTGTTTTAGTAGATTGGAGAAAATTCCCTCCACTTCTCCTTTTTCTAAGAGTCAAAGCATTTGGCTTCTTTCCCTCATGAGAATATTAATGCCATTTTTGGGGAAGGCATCATGATTCTGTAGATAATTGGTTAAGGATGTGGGCAGCAGCATAATGAATCCAGGGATTGGAATCCTTCCTAACACTTATCTCACTGTAAAGACAGAGTAGTGATGatgtttccccttttccataAAGCTTGATTAGATCTCAGGATGGATATTGCAGTTAAGTGGGAAgcttttaattgtttttgtGTATTATGTATCTCCCAGGCCTCATTGAGGAAAACGAGTCAGCAGAAAGTGCTGCGCTTCGAGAGCTGAAGGAAGAAACTGGGTACAAGGGGGAAGTCATTGAATGTACTCCaggtctttgcttttttttgttttttcccaccAAAGCTAATTCTGTCTTGATGGCTACTCTAAATGTCTGAAATGCTGTAAACCAAAGGGAAAATCCAAGCAGCAAAGCCTATGCAGATTAGCAGGGTAGCATCTCATGGCTGTAAAAGTAAAACTTTGGTCTTTGATGTGAATCAGTTGCCAAACTTCAGTCTGAAGTAAGTTTGATGTCTATAGGGAGGAAATTGCTATTAATTAAGATCCTTTACACAAAACCCAATTATTCAAGCTGTGATTTGGCATTTTAGTGTAAAGGTCTAAATTGCTGGACTTCTGTGAACAGCATCTGTGAACTTAGAAAAAAAGCTGCATAATGCAGAGGTCACCCTTCTGTCAGCTGTGGGGAGGTGACAGTACTTGTGGGGAGGTGACAGTACTCGGGTTCTCcagctggaaagaagaaaggagagtAATTGCAGTAAATTTGGAGATCCTTTGGAATATGGTTGTTCCAATCCTATGCTTCCTACATAAGATAAAATGAAGGCAAAATGAGGATCATAAATCAAACTTGAGAAGGTAGGTGAGGCACTTAGGATTTTGAGGAAATGTCATTGCAGTTGAGTCTTGTCTCTCAGTTATTGGGTACAACTGCATGCTGGAGATTGGGAGAGGTTGGAGACAGGTGATGGCAAAATTAGACTCCAACAGACTGAGGAAGTCTATAAGGGATAGTTCACAGTAAATCTTTAGTCTATGGAATGGAAAGTAAATTTGGCTGTGAAAACAAGTCTTCCCAGGCATCTGTAAAAGAGCTGAGAGTTACAGAAGCATTACTTCTAAGAATATGCGAAGACAAAGTTTTCTCTCCTCTTACAGCACAGATGTCTGCCAAATATATATTCTCCTATTGTATCAGATACATTTCTGTGAAAGCTTTTGCTAAAATGTCAAGGTGCCTGACTCCTGCTCTGGAAAATGAACCTCTCCATGTGCTTGttggcagctctgtgcttggACCCAGGAATGTCAAACAGCACAACACACATTGTGAGCGTCATCATTAATGGAGATGAGGCTGAGAACACAAGACCTAAGCAAAACCTTGGTGAGTTTTGTACCATTTATTTGAACATTTTGAGAAGATAACAAAACAATGGGTTTAAAACAGTTAACCCCACCACTTCACCTCTTCTGTCCTAGCTGATTTGGATACTGCACATCCTTCCAATCACATCCTGCAGTCTAGATGAGTGTGTCTCTGCTGAATCCACTGGGGAAACCCAGCTGCGAAGTGTCAGCTGTTGGCACactcagaataaaatattttagtgccAAATTTCAGTGAGGGCCATAAGCACTTGTGAACCTAGATACTGCTCTCAGTCGTAGCTTTACTCTGGAAGTAATTGCAGTGTCACTCACAGTCAGTCAGCCatcaaatgctttttaattgtAAACTCTCGTGTATTTCAACTCCTTAACTCACTACTCTTCTCATTTGCAGATGATGGAGGTACGTAATGTGACTGTGATCTCATTGACAATAAGGTCATGATTCTTCATATGGCAAGTTTTATGTAGAAAAAGTCAGTTAAAACTAGTTTTTATTTGTGCTTGGGTAATCTCCTGACCCTAATCAAATGTGCCTGAGGTTGACTTTGGCCTAGATGCAAATTCCTGTGGGGCATTATTACGTCAATTATCTTTCCCAGTGTTGCACCTATAGCACCAGTATTTCAGGAAATACAAATTACTGACCCCCCCAACAGCTGTAGGTCAAGCCCTAAAGACAATTCAGAGAGACAGGGGAGGGGTAAGCCAGCATAAATTCATCATTAACAAACCCTTTGAGATGGTTTGGTCTTGAAATGCATCTCCAATCCATTCCTGTACCAGGAGAAGCCAGACAAGTTTTCTTCATCAGTGTATTTTTCATTCTCAAAAGGGAGGTTTCTCTTTTTGGGATTCTTATCCTTCATAGCTACCAGCTACACTTTTTACCCCAActgtttttccagcttttttctgCCAAACATTTTTTAGTGAGCCCAGTCACTGCCTTCTCCCATTTAATTGACCTTTTTTTGATACATGAAAGCTCACAACTTTTGGATGGTGATGAGCATTAAATCAGTTTCTTTCCCCTTCTAAAttgcaagaaacagaaaactgaggTAAATTTCTGTACTGTTCATTAATTTAAGAACGTGtaaacctttttcttctctcctagAATTTGTGGAAGTTGTTTCACTTCCAAAGAATGACCTACTGCAAAGGATTGATGGTAAGAACTTTCTGACACATTGAATGCACTAACATGAGCTTCAGTAATCCCTTCTCAGGGCTCTTCATGTCATCTCTCACCCTAGAATACTGTATGTTAAACAAAAAGCTGTGAGAGACCTGGCCAGATATGAGAGTG from Vidua chalybeata isolate OUT-0048 chromosome 5, bVidCha1 merged haplotype, whole genome shotgun sequence includes:
- the NUDT5 gene encoding ADP-sugar pyrophosphatase isoform X2: MFRNNADMSERLYKLVIVERQWLKLAETTYTDPFGKTRTWETVKRTGNKKGVTADGVAVIAVLQRTLHYDCIVLVKQFRPPINGYCLEFPAGLIEENESAESAALRELKEETGYKGEVIECTPALCLDPGMSNSTTHIVSVIINGDEAENTRPKQNLGEF
- the NUDT5 gene encoding ADP-sugar pyrophosphatase isoform X1: MAAETSTEVAKTAKQFVLKEEVIVERQWLKLAETTYTDPFGKTRTWETVKRTGNKKGVTADGVAVIAVLQRTLHYDCIVLVKQFRPPINGYCLEFPAGLIEENESAESAALRELKEETGYKGEVIECTPALCLDPGMSNSTTHIVSVIINGDEAENTRPKQNLGEF